One stretch of Anolis carolinensis isolate JA03-04 chromosome 3, rAnoCar3.1.pri, whole genome shotgun sequence DNA includes these proteins:
- the oxgr1 gene encoding 2-oxoglutarate receptor 1 encodes MANFSTFQNLTNTFRNCSDEMSSFQNTYLSFIYIALFVVCFPGNIFVISVYVFKMRPWRSSTIIMFNLAVTDLLYVCCLPFLVHYAINGEDWIFGNFMCKFIRFNFYFNTYSSIYFLTCFSLFRFVVIVYPMSCFSIQKRRWAIAACTAVWVLSLLAVSPMTFLVTTKQSFNRLICTDLTNSEPLNSARWFNWILTIFGFFLPLIAVTLCYAVIIYTLAQGPHTGTNHKQKARMLAIVLLAVFYVCFLPFHIFRGVRIELKLHPVDCSTMKLVRDMFIVTTSLASLNTFGNLLLYVVLGDNFQQAILSICKLLIKSHKK; translated from the coding sequence ATGGCCAATTTCTCCACTTTCCAAAACCTTACAAATACTTTTAGAAACTGCAGTGATGAAATGAGCTCTTTCCAGAACACCTACTTGTCTTTTATTTATATTGCTCTCTTCGTCGTGTGCTTTCCTGGGAACATTTTTGTGATTTCTGTATATGTCTTCAAAATGAGGCCTTGGAGAAGCAGCACAATCATTATGTTCAATTTGGCTGTCACTGACCTGCTGTACGTCTGTTGTCTTCCATTCCTAGTCCATTATGCCATCAATGGAGAAGATTGGATCTTTGGAAACTTCATGTGCAAGTTCATCCGATTCAACTTCTACTTCAACACCTACAGCAGCATCTACTTTCTCACTTGTTTCAGCCTTTTCCGCTTTGTTGTCATCGTCTATCCCATGAGTTGCTTTTCCATTCAGAAGCGGAGATGGGCCATTGCGGCCTGCACTGCAGTCTGGGTCCTTTCGTTGTTGGCTGTCAGCCCAATGACCTTCTTGGTCACAACAAAACAAAGCTTTAACAGGTTAATTTGCACAGATCTAACCAATTCTGAACCCCTGAACTCTGCAAGGTGGTTTAATTGGATCCTAACCATatttggcttcttcttgcctttaATAGCTGTGACTCTTTGCTATGCTGTGATTATCTACACATTGGCCCAAGGGCCCCACACAGGCACCAATCACAAGCAAAAGGCCCGTATGCTAGCCATTGTCCTTCTGGCTGTCTTCTATGTGTGTTTCTTGCCTTTTCACATATTTCGAGGAGTTCGTATTGAGTTAAAGCTCCATCCTGTAGACTGCAGCACAATGAAGCTTGTTCGTGACATGTTTATTGTGACTACATCCTTAGCATCATTAAATACCTTTGGCAATTTACTCCTTTATGTTGTGCTTGGGGATAATTTCCAACAGGCCATTCTTTCAATCTGTAAATTGCTCATAAAATCACATAAGAAATAG